In candidate division TA06 bacterium, a single genomic region encodes these proteins:
- a CDS encoding T9SS type A sorting domain-containing protein, which produces MTWQTASERNNYEWLIERSSEPDGGFRYLATIKAEAGSPSGCQYSYTDATVLPNTTYYYRLGDKDLNGRVTWHGPVMAVSAGLAYDKLQLMPCRPNPASGVVSISYALHKSGTVLLSVYDVCGRKVKILDQGSKQSGAYNLTWKGDDSQGRMLPAGVYFYQLNFEGASLTQRMVLMR; this is translated from the coding sequence TTGACCTGGCAGACCGCCAGCGAGCGCAACAATTATGAGTGGCTGATAGAGCGTTCCTCCGAACCAGACGGAGGCTTCCGATACTTGGCTACCATAAAGGCCGAAGCTGGATCGCCGTCCGGCTGCCAGTACAGTTACACCGACGCAACGGTGTTGCCCAATACCACCTATTACTACCGGCTAGGGGACAAGGACCTGAACGGCCGGGTCACCTGGCACGGCCCGGTAATGGCGGTAAGCGCCGGCCTGGCCTATGACAAGCTGCAACTGATGCCCTGCCGGCCCAATCCGGCCTCGGGCGTGGTTTCCATCAGCTATGCGCTGCACAAATCCGGAACGGTTTTACTTAGCGTATATGACGTTTGCGGACGGAAGGTAAAAATTTTGGACCAGGGGTCAAAACAGAGCGGGGCTTATAATCTGACCTGGAAGGGCGATGACAGCCAGGGAAGGATGTTGCCGGCCGGGGTATATTTCTACCAGCTTAATTTTGAAGGGGCCAGCCTTACTCAAAGGATGGTGCTGATGAGGTGA
- a CDS encoding helix-hairpin-helix domain-containing protein, with protein MVDYRAAQGGFKKADELRKVRGIGPKRLSQLIEHVTVGP; from the coding sequence ATAGTTGATTACCGGGCCGCCCAAGGCGGATTTAAGAAAGCGGATGAATTGAGGAAAGTAAGGGGCATCGGCCCCAAGCGCCTGAGTCAGCTGATAGAGCATGTGACGGTGGGTCCGTAA